The genome window TACAGCGCTCGTGTATTTGGGGAAGGAAGTCGATCGAACGTTCACTTCAATGCATACGCTTTGATTCAAAATGAATCAGGTGAAGATTGGAATAATGCAAAAGTAAGCTTTTCTGCAGCCAACCCATCTGAGTCAGCACAGCTTCCATCACTTAAGATTTGGAAAATTGAATCTCGTATCGTTGATTCTACCAAATCAAATGATAGCTTTTTTTCAAGTAAATCTAAACGTTTGATGGAAAATTCTGTGAGTCCTGCACCTGCAATGGAAGCGATGGATAGAGAAGAAGCAATGCCTATTGCAAGTAAGAACGAATCTCCTAAGTCAGCAAGTATAGGCAAAAAAGATATGGAGAGACAGAGAAGCATTTCCCAGCAAGCCAATCAATCGCAAGGATATTATAACACAAACATTGCACAGATTCCTGATGCTCGAGCTAATAAGAAAACATCCGAGACTCAAAAAGTTCTGAACAATTTCCAACAAAATATTGTTCAACGAGACAATGCATTGAGAAGCAAAGATTATGATAATGCTCTCCATTATAGTGAGAGAATATTAGAAAATATCAATTCGCTCGAACCTAAGTTTAAGAAGTATTTTACTGAAGAATTGATTGCGACAGAGAGAGCCAAAAGGCAATCCCTGGAAATGCAAGAGAAGAGACAATTAATCAGCAGATTGATTCCTCCAAAAACAGGAAGTTTTGATTTCAATTATAGCTCTCAATCACTTGAGAATATTCCATCTGATGGTGCGTTCAGAAAAATTTTCCTATATGAGAAGGATTGGAAGGTTGATCTCAATTATGAAGCAAGTCCGATCACTCAGAAGACAACATTTCTTGCGGGCAATGTAAAATTTGAAAACAAAATTCCCTTACTCTCAGGACCAGTTACAATTTTTTATGAAAATGATTATATCGGCGAATCAGTGATTAATGATGTGTCGATCGATGAACCTTTTACTCTACAATTGGGTGCAATCGAAGATGTACAGATTAAGAGAACGGAAGATAAATTTCGGGAGAAATCAGGACTTCTTAGTAAATCTTTTGTAAATAGCAATACAATAACGATTCAGATCAAAAATCGTAAGAAAAACAAGATATCTATAGACGTATTCGATAGAATTCCGATTTCTACGGATGAAAGAGTCCAAATCACAGATATTAAAATCTCATCCAATCCAGACGAAACGTACAAATCGTACGGAATGTATAAATTTAAACTAAATTTAGATCCTGGGACGGAACAGAAGATCACCATCCAATACAAAATGATTCATCCAGAAAACATACAACCTGTATTCAATCTATCAGGAAGTCCACAATGGTAAGATATAATTTTCATCGTATTACCTTAATTGCAGCTTTATTCAGCTTCTATAATCTATTGGCTCAAGATTCTGCACGAACAATATCAACTGAACCAATAGCGATCCGTAATCTTGAATATAAAATAACCAAGTTCAATCCATCGATCGAAGAAGTGATTGTATATCCTGATCAAGCAATGGTCACACGAAAGGCCAAAATTTCGATTCAACCTGGACGGCAAATCTTGAGATTTGAGAACGGAAGCATCCAGATTGAGCCAAATAGTCTGCGCGCATTTTCATCATCCAATGATTGTATTGTTCATGGGATCACATCAACAGTTGAACGAGTAGTATCTACTCCTTTAGCTCAATTGAAAGAACTCGAAGATAAACTGATGAAGATTGAATATGCTCGAGACAACCATCTCAAGCGAAACGAAAGATATCGATATGATTTACAGAATATTGAAAATTATAGTAAATATTTATCCCATGTTGTCTCGGAAAGCAGTACTAAAACCAAAATCAATGAGAATGCAGAAACCTGGAAAGAATCATTGTCTGCTTTATCAACCAGAAGAGATAGTATAAAAAGTAAACTCCAATCAACCGATGAAGAAATAACAAAAATGAATGATGAAATAAAAATCATCAATGGCAACATCAATAAAATTCGTTCTGCGGGAGATAAGAAATCAAGAGTCATTGAAGTAAATGTTCAGAGCCTAACTGGCAAGGAGACTACCATTAGTTTAAGTTATGTGATCAAGGGAGCGTCTTGGTCAGTTTCTTATGGAATGCATTTAGCTAAGAATGGTTCAGTCCAGATTGATTATTATGGAAATATAGTACAAACTACCGGTGAAGACTGGAATCAAGTTACAGCAAGTCTTTCAACATCGAGTCCATCTCGTGGAGCACAGCGTTCTAAAGTAACACCCATGCAAGTATCTGCAAGAGAGATCTCACCTCAGATTGAATATGTTCAGACTCAATCCATTGCGCAACAGAATGTAGATGATCTATCAGTTGATGAAACTGCAGAAGAATCACCAATTCCAACTACAGGCTCAACAGACGTATCGAGCACTGGAGAATCCTATCTTTTCAAAATTCCACAGAAAGTTACAGCGCCTTCCATACAAAGAGCCCATCGAGTTACGATTGCTCAATTCGAAGAAAAACCAAAGGAAGTTTTTTATCGATTGGTTCCGAGCATTCAACAATCTACTCATCTTGCGGCTATCATTCCGAACAAGAGAGATTTTCCATTGATGGCAGGAAGAGTTGATTCCTTTCGCGATTCTGGATTTACAGGGCGATCCACGATTGAGTTCACTCCATCCGGTCAATCATTCTTGGTTGGCTTTGGTGCCGATCGTTCAGTTGCGGTAAAGCGGAATGTTTCCACCAAACGAGAAACAGTTGGAACAATCAGTTCTGACATATACTATTTTACGGATATAATTGTTGAGATTTCCAATCCTTCAAACGAGAAAAAGAAAGTTTCAACCTATGAGAGAATTCCAGTCTCCGAAATTGAGGATGTGAAAGTAGAACAAATGGAAGAAACCACACCAGGATCTGTAGTCGAGAATCCTGGTATTTTGCGGTGGGATATCAATTTGGAACCCAAATCCAAACAAACGATTCGTCTGCGGTATAGAGTTCGCGTTCCAAAAAATTATCCTGGATCGGTCTACGGAAACTAAAATTCAATACGGAATCGGATAGTCTTTTCGCACTTCTTGGAGATCTTTTAGAACTTCATCATTTAACTTTAAATTGATGGAATCAATATTTTGTTTCAATTGATCCATGGAAGTAGCACCAATTATATTCGATGTAACAAATGGTTGCATCGTAACATAAGCAAGTGACATCTGACTTGGATCGATTCCATGTTTTTTTGCAACACTGTGGTAAGCATTCACTGCATCATGTGCTTGTTTAGTATTTCGCTGATTGTGTTTTCGAAGCATTGTCCATCTTGAACCTGCTGGAATTTTGCCATTGGCATATTTTCCTGTTAGCATTCCTGAAGCTAGTGGTGACCATGCTAGTAGTCCAACATTTTCCCTAATCGATACCTCTGCAAGATCAGGACTATGCAATTGGTAAAGTAGACTGTACTCATTCTGAATAGATACAACCCGAGCGAATCCCTTCTCTTTTGCAATTCTCAGATAGTTCATTGTTCCCCAAGCGGTTTCGTTGGAGAGTCCAATGTTTCGAATTTTCCCTTGTTTAATCAGATCATTCAGAGTCTCCAAAACTTCGTTGAAGTTTTCAAGAACTTCTTCTGTATTGCTTGGATTCGGATTGTAATCCCAAAATTGTCCAAAATGGTAGGAACCTCGATTGGGCCAATGCAACTGGTAGAGGTCAATATAGTCGGTTTGCAATCTTTTTAGAGAGCCTTCTAAAGCTTCGAGAATATTCTTTCGGTCAATCTTGTAATCACCACCGCGAATCCATCGAAGGCCAGGTCCGGCAATTTTCGATGCCAAAATCACTTGATCACGATTTTTCTTTTTCGCAAACCAAGTCCCAATGATTGTCTCTGTTTTTCCGTAAGTGTCAGGCGCTGGTGGAACTGCATACATTTCTGCTGTATCAAAAAAGTTGATACCTCGATCGAGTGCATAATCCATTTGCTCGTGCCCTTCAGATTCTGTATTCTGCTTACCCCAAGTCATCGTTCCGAGACAGAGAGCGCTCACCTTGATATCCGTTCTTCCTAAATTTCTGTATTCCATAGTATACCGTTTAGACAAAATCCCAGATTTCGACATTCGAGAATTCGCAAGTTTCAGAATTTTTTGGAAGAATCTCCCAGATTCCAGATTGAATGGAGGAATCTGCTAATTTCTGAAAAATTCGGCAGTTTCTATGCGTCTAAAAAAGACTTCCCTTATAGTGCGACGCACAAATAATGGTCTCAGAGTCTATAGTGCACTGCACAAAGAGGACAAAATGAAAATAACAAATGAAAACAAAACTTTAGAAATCGCAACTAGACAACAAAAGAACAAAAGAATCCCTTACAAAAAGAGAATTACTGCAATTCTCAGTCTGGTTCTTTTGATTCAGGTTACGAACGACCAAGTTCAGTCTAGAATTCAAGAGAATCAAAACATTCGTGAAGAACAATTCATCAAATCCTACATACAGGGACAGAGACCATCCATTCCAGAAGAAGAATTGAATCGATTGACTCAATCCATCCTAGAAAATTCCGAAAGACTAGATCTTGGAATTAGTAAGGAAGCGATTTATATTGAAAAAACCTATTTCATAATGGCAATGATTCAAACAGAATCTGAGTTCAAAAAAACTGCTAAATCCAAAAAGAACGCTCGTGGGTATATGCAATTGATGGCACCAACTGCGAAGTGGATGCGCCAGATTCATGGAGAGAAATTTGATCCAAAAACAATTCTTGAGCCAGAAGTTAATGTTGAGATCGGTGTGACCTACATGAACTATCTTATATCAGAAATGGGAGATTTGGAAAAAGCAACTCTTGCTTACAACGCAGGTCCAGGTGCTGTCAAAAAATGGGGTGGCGTTCCAGAATATTGGACAACCGTAAACAAGCATTACGACAATATCCAATCTCAACGCAAATTGATTAAGAAAGAAAGCATTAGAACCTATATGGTTTTTCTAAAATAATAAAATGCGAAACAATTTATTGCAGGATTTTTGAAATAAAAATCAGAATTCCTGCAATTATAAGTACAAACCCTACAGATAAAAAAATCCAAGGAAGCTGCTTATTCTGAATTATAAAAGATTCCTGCGGATTATCTGCATTGTAGTAAACAGTAGATTCATCAATAATCTTGTTCAATAAATTATCAGCATCCGATTCAGACAATGCGACTTCTCCTCCTTCCAATTCAATTGAATAGAATTTATCATTCTCGAATTCTCGACCTTCAACCCAGTATTTATATCGAATATCAATTCTATATTTTGCACGAGGACCTGAACTTGAAGCTATTTTTTTTAAATCAATGCTTTTGCTTAGAATCTTACCTGTCGTTTCTTTAAATGTATTCCATTTTTTGGAATGGGAATACATTTGAAATCCCGCATATAGGGCAAATGACCCAATCACGATAAAGAAAAGACTAATTGCTAACATACGATAGGTTACCACTTCACTGATTCTTTCGCCTATATTGGACATTATTTATTTCTATATCCAGAGAGCGAACTGATAGATGAATTTCTAATAAAGATACGCAAAGTGATATCGCCATAAAAATCACTGCAGATCCAAAGAATACACGAGCTGCCATTATCGAATCCAGGAAAACTGAAAATAAAGAACCAGTGCAGAGAAGCAAACTCGTTACTCCAAGTGCTTGAATGTATCGGAGCAAAGATATGCGATATCTAAGATTTTGAATCTGTTGAAAATCTGAATCACGACCGGAATCTTCATACTTTGCAAGTAATTGCCGCATTAAACTAGCAAGTCCGAGAAACCGATTTGTATAAGCAAGCATGAGGAGAGAAATTGCTGGAAAAAGGAGACCTGGAGTATTTGCTTCCATCTTTTCTCAATTGAATAAGACATAAAACTATTACCAAGAATAAATTTTTATTGGTGAGAAAGATTGAGATTTTTTTTGCCAATCCTGACGTTCCTGTGACACTGGACTAAATCTCTATGATAGTATAAAATTGATGTGGAATAACTTAGTATTGTTACATAGCAACGATCCCAATCGATCTAAAATCCAGATCAGTGGATTTGAAGATTGGAATACTTGCCTTCGAACTATTTATATCAGTGATTCAAGAATTGTTGAGAGAGATTCCTATGAGAATTTAGCAAATTACGATTCCTATTTCGGAATGGAAGCTTATCAATTTCTTTTAGAATTAGTCACGGGACTTCATTCGAAGCTATTTGGAGAATCCGAAATCCAAGCCCAATTTCGAGATCGGTTTTCGAACGAGAACATCAATAGAGAATCTCAAGCATTTGGCTTTCTTCAAAAATTGCGAGATGATATTTTAAAAAATGCCAGATCCATTCGATCTCAATATTTAACAGGTCATGGCAGAACAACATATGGTGGAATTGCTGACTCTCTCCTTCCACGAAATATTTCCGTTTCATTGATAGGAACTGGAAAACTTGCCGAATCCATTATCGTTCATTTATTAAAAAAGAATAGAGCAGTTCAAGTGGTTGGACGAGATCCTCAAAACTTAGAACGTTTCAAACTAAAATACAAAGTCTCAACCTGCTTATGGGAAGATTACGAACCAAGTAGTTCTTCTATGGTAGTCTGTGCCCCAGTTCCTATCACGGATTGGATAAATCGAATGTCAGATGATTCGATCGTATTAGATTTTAGAGGTGAGGTCTCGGAGTCGCTTACTCCAACTCATATTCAATATATTTCACTTCTAGAAATAATGGATACGATTCGTGGATGTGAAGAAAATATAAAAAATCTGCATCTAGAAATTCTTTCCAAAATAGAAGAAATTATAAATGGAATCAAGAAAGAGCAGATCCATATTCCGCATGGCTGGGATGATCTAATTTGTCTAACACGATAATAATCGGAGCACGCAAGTCTGCACTTGCAAAAATTCAAGCTTATAGAGTAGGACAATCGATTCTTGAATTAAATCCTAACCTTATCATCGAATACTGCTTTCAAGAAGCAGCTGGTGATAAAGACCTAACAAGCCCTTTATGGAAGATGGAAGGAAAAGGTGTTTTTACTAGAGATTTACAAGTTGAATTGATAGAGAATCGTATCGATTGCGTTGTTCATTCATGGAAAGATCTTGATTTAGAAGAAAGAAGCGAGACAGAAACACTCTCAATACTACCAAGGGAAGACCAGAGAGATGTCTTGCTAATCAAATCAAAATTATGGGAAACTGCAAAATCCGTATCACCTAACAAACTCAATGAAATTCTAAAAATCTGTACATCCTCACCAAGAAGAGAATACAACCTTGGTAAATTTTTACCTTCGCTACTTCCAATTCAATTCTCGAATTGTAAATTTTCCTTCACTCCCATTCGAGGGAATATTCAAACAAGGATCAAAAAATTCTTAGATGGAGATTATGCTGGACTCGTTATAGCGAAAGCAGCTCTCGATCGATTGATTGGATTCAATAGCCTAAACCCAGATCTTATTTCTGAAGACGATTGGAATGATTTTTCTCATACTAAACAATTCATCCAACAAGGAATTTCCTTATGCCAGTTTATGATTCTTCCTCTATCATTAAATCCTAACGCACCTGCTCAAGGCGGATTGGTCTTGGAATTACGTAAGTCCGATCATAGAATCAAAGATCTGTTCATGAATCTACAAGATGCAAAAGCAGATTCCTCATCGCACTTAGAGCGGAAAATTCTAAAAAAATATGGTGGAGGTTGCCATCAGAAAATTGGAGTTGCTGTTCTTGAACGAGATTATGGACAGATTGTCTACACGAGAGGATTAACTGATCAAGGTATTGAACTTCATTCTGAAGAAATCATACGAACGAATTCAATAGAAAAATTCCATTTGAATGAAACATGGCACCCATCCATAAACCAATTTATAAAGAGCCGTGAAAGAATTCCATGCGCAATAGCATCTAACGCTGATTTGTGGATAACAAAGAGCTTTGCTTTACCAAAAAAATTACCTGCACCTAAACTTATCTGGACCGCAGGAACCAAAACTTGGAAAGAACTTGCTCGGCGTGGATATTGGGTAAATGGAACCAGTGACGGGCTAGGTGAATCTGATTCCGTAGACCTTGAAAACTTAACTGGACGTGTAATCAATTTTGTAAAGCTTACGCATGATCAATCACAAGAATTACAAAAAGAATCCAAATTCAGAATAGTTAGTACATACAGAATTTCTAATATGACTTTGCCTCAGGCTTTTAATCCGGATAGATTAAAAGCCGCATACTGGAGCAGCAGTAGTGAGTATAAAAAACTCACAGACCTTTATCCTCAAATGAAAAAGCTCATTCATTTTTGTGGACCTGGATCAACTTACAGATTTATACGAAATGATCTTATTAAAGAGCTAGATGCGAAGATTTATATTACATTGAGTTACGAACATTGGAAAAGAGAATTTATTATTTCGACGGAGACCAATCATGAAATCTAGAGAACTTTTTGAACGAGCAAAACTTGTCTCACCAGGTGGCGTGCATTCACCGGTTCGGTCTTTTAATTCTGTCGGAGGAACTCCAATTTTTTTTGAGACAGCTCAAGGAGCGATGATGACTGATGTTGATGGCAATCAATACATTGATTATTGCCAAAGTTTTGGTCCTCTCCTTTTCGGGCACCGTGATGAAACGATTTCAAAAACAGTTCGAGAAACTGTCGATATGGCTTGGTCATTCGGGGCCTGTGAACCGTATTCTCTAGAGCTTGCTGAATTCCTTGTATCAAGAATTCCATTTATAGATAAGATTCGATTTGTAAATTCGGGAACCGAATCCGTGATGAGTGCATTAAGAGTTGCTCGAGCCGCAACAAAACGTCACAAAATTCTCAAATTTGATGGATGCTATCATGGTCATTTGGATGCCTTACTTGTAAAGGCTGGATCTGGTTTAGCCGGTGAGAGTTCGAGTGATAGTGCTGGAATCGGAAGTGAGATCATTGCGAATACATTAGTTTTACCTTTAGATGACGAAGAAGCACTGGAGAAATTATTCGAACGAGAAGGAGATCAGATTGCAGCTGTCGCAATTGAACCTCTACCAGCTAATTATGGTTTGCTTATACAAAGAAAAGAATTTATTGAAAAAGTCGCCAAACTATCTAGGAAATATGGAGCGTTACTACTGTTTGATGAAGTGATATCTGGATTTCGCGTGTCACCTTTAGGAATGGCAGGTGATTTAGGAATTGAACCTGACTTGGTTTGTTATGGCAAAATCATTGGCGGTGGATTTCCCGTTGGAGCCTATGCAGGGAAAAGTCAGTATATGGATTTGGTTGCTCCGCAGGGACCAGTATACCAAGCAGGCACATTGAGCGCGAATCCGTTTGGAATGAGAGCCGGGCTTGCTATGATGCAAAAAATCTGGCAAGAACAACCTTACGATCTTTTGAGTAAATCCTGCAAAGAACTAATGAATGGATTGGTTAGAATTTTAAATCTATATGCAAGAATTGATGAGAAAACCAATACAATTTTCTCTCAAAATAAAAATTACATTTCTGAGATCGAATGGGAATCCGTGACCTATGGATCTTTATTCTGGCTAAAGCAAAAGACCGAACAACCTGTCCGCTCGATTGATGCGATTCCGATTGGACATAAACAAAGGTTTGCAAGAATTTTTCATGCTTTATTGAATCAAGGAATCTATCTAGCTCCAAGTGGCTACGAAGTTGGATTTCTATCAACAGCACATACCAAGTCAATCATTGATGACACTCTTGATAAAGCAGAGAATGCAATAAAAAAAGAATTTGGTAAGTAAAACGAATTCAGATCGCAAAGGGCAATAAATTATGACACCAAATTCTTCAGAAAAAAATTCAATTGATCTAGGACTAGGTAGCCAATCAAAATTCGAAATCAGTGAAGAAAATAAGAATATTAGATACTACAATCCTCTATTTGCAAATGCTTTGAGAAAAATTCCTCAAAGC of Leptospira sp. GIMC2001 contains these proteins:
- a CDS encoding mucoidy inhibitor MuiA family protein encodes the protein MQARLFIITLFCLILLDKPYPSLQSQTIDAPSFPVHSVQFYTNQAEVTRQSEVSLQPGINRIEIDNLTSQMLDDTIRVSIPRASNSTMKIQTIEVESDYIQIYKTEEAKSSELMLSQAESKLRNLSDQFASLQEEERSLKSIQVGRIPDTKSKSKDSIGEVSPNNWISTLNFIQTSLEKNHDQMLGLLDQIDKAREELSIAIFISEKYKSGKSISKKKITVEIYSKDKSKETISLSYRMFGASWYPVYSARVFGEGSRSNVHFNAYALIQNESGEDWNNAKVSFSAANPSESAQLPSLKIWKIESRIVDSTKSNDSFFSSKSKRLMENSVSPAPAMEAMDREEAMPIASKNESPKSASIGKKDMERQRSISQQANQSQGYYNTNIAQIPDARANKKTSETQKVLNNFQQNIVQRDNALRSKDYDNALHYSERILENINSLEPKFKKYFTEELIATERAKRQSLEMQEKRQLISRLIPPKTGSFDFNYSSQSLENIPSDGAFRKIFLYEKDWKVDLNYEASPITQKTTFLAGNVKFENKIPLLSGPVTIFYENDYIGESVINDVSIDEPFTLQLGAIEDVQIKRTEDKFREKSGLLSKSFVNSNTITIQIKNRKKNKISIDVFDRIPISTDERVQITDIKISSNPDETYKSYGMYKFKLNLDPGTEQKITIQYKMIHPENIQPVFNLSGSPQW
- a CDS encoding mucoidy inhibitor MuiA family protein, producing MVRYNFHRITLIAALFSFYNLLAQDSARTISTEPIAIRNLEYKITKFNPSIEEVIVYPDQAMVTRKAKISIQPGRQILRFENGSIQIEPNSLRAFSSSNDCIVHGITSTVERVVSTPLAQLKELEDKLMKIEYARDNHLKRNERYRYDLQNIENYSKYLSHVVSESSTKTKINENAETWKESLSALSTRRDSIKSKLQSTDEEITKMNDEIKIINGNINKIRSAGDKKSRVIEVNVQSLTGKETTISLSYVIKGASWSVSYGMHLAKNGSVQIDYYGNIVQTTGEDWNQVTASLSTSSPSRGAQRSKVTPMQVSAREISPQIEYVQTQSIAQQNVDDLSVDETAEESPIPTTGSTDVSSTGESYLFKIPQKVTAPSIQRAHRVTIAQFEEKPKEVFYRLVPSIQQSTHLAAIIPNKRDFPLMAGRVDSFRDSGFTGRSTIEFTPSGQSFLVGFGADRSVAVKRNVSTKRETVGTISSDIYYFTDIIVEISNPSNEKKKVSTYERIPVSEIEDVKVEQMEETTPGSVVENPGILRWDINLEPKSKQTIRLRYRVRVPKNYPGSVYGN
- a CDS encoding aldo/keto reductase, with amino-acid sequence MEYRNLGRTDIKVSALCLGTMTWGKQNTESEGHEQMDYALDRGINFFDTAEMYAVPPAPDTYGKTETIIGTWFAKKKNRDQVILASKIAGPGLRWIRGGDYKIDRKNILEALEGSLKRLQTDYIDLYQLHWPNRGSYHFGQFWDYNPNPSNTEEVLENFNEVLETLNDLIKQGKIRNIGLSNETAWGTMNYLRIAKEKGFARVVSIQNEYSLLYQLHSPDLAEVSIRENVGLLAWSPLASGMLTGKYANGKIPAGSRWTMLRKHNQRNTKQAHDAVNAYHSVAKKHGIDPSQMSLAYVTMQPFVTSNIIGATSMDQLKQNIDSINLKLNDEVLKDLQEVRKDYPIPY
- a CDS encoding lytic transglycosylase domain-containing protein, with amino-acid sequence MKITNENKTLEIATRQQKNKRIPYKKRITAILSLVLLIQVTNDQVQSRIQENQNIREEQFIKSYIQGQRPSIPEEELNRLTQSILENSERLDLGISKEAIYIEKTYFIMAMIQTESEFKKTAKSKKNARGYMQLMAPTAKWMRQIHGEKFDPKTILEPEVNVEIGVTYMNYLISEMGDLEKATLAYNAGPGAVKKWGGVPEYWTTVNKHYDNIQSQRKLIKKESIRTYMVFLK
- a CDS encoding DUF3592 domain-containing protein; translated protein: MSNIGERISEVVTYRMLAISLFFIVIGSFALYAGFQMYSHSKKWNTFKETTGKILSKSIDLKKIASSSGPRAKYRIDIRYKYWVEGREFENDKFYSIELEGGEVALSESDADNLLNKIIDESTVYYNADNPQESFIIQNKQLPWIFLSVGFVLIIAGILIFISKILQ
- a CDS encoding DUF2721 domain-containing protein, which encodes MEANTPGLLFPAISLLMLAYTNRFLGLASLMRQLLAKYEDSGRDSDFQQIQNLRYRISLLRYIQALGVTSLLLCTGSLFSVFLDSIMAARVFFGSAVIFMAISLCVSLLEIHLSVRSLDIEINNVQYRRKNQ
- a CDS encoding NAD(P)-binding domain-containing protein, producing MWNNLVLLHSNDPNRSKIQISGFEDWNTCLRTIYISDSRIVERDSYENLANYDSYFGMEAYQFLLELVTGLHSKLFGESEIQAQFRDRFSNENINRESQAFGFLQKLRDDILKNARSIRSQYLTGHGRTTYGGIADSLLPRNISVSLIGTGKLAESIIVHLLKKNRAVQVVGRDPQNLERFKLKYKVSTCLWEDYEPSSSSMVVCAPVPITDWINRMSDDSIVLDFRGEVSESLTPTHIQYISLLEIMDTIRGCEENIKNLHLEILSKIEEIINGIKKEQIHIPHGWDDLICLTR
- a CDS encoding hydroxymethylbilane synthase, coding for MSNTIIIGARKSALAKIQAYRVGQSILELNPNLIIEYCFQEAAGDKDLTSPLWKMEGKGVFTRDLQVELIENRIDCVVHSWKDLDLEERSETETLSILPREDQRDVLLIKSKLWETAKSVSPNKLNEILKICTSSPRREYNLGKFLPSLLPIQFSNCKFSFTPIRGNIQTRIKKFLDGDYAGLVIAKAALDRLIGFNSLNPDLISEDDWNDFSHTKQFIQQGISLCQFMILPLSLNPNAPAQGGLVLELRKSDHRIKDLFMNLQDAKADSSSHLERKILKKYGGGCHQKIGVAVLERDYGQIVYTRGLTDQGIELHSEEIIRTNSIEKFHLNETWHPSINQFIKSRERIPCAIASNADLWITKSFALPKKLPAPKLIWTAGTKTWKELARRGYWVNGTSDGLGESDSVDLENLTGRVINFVKLTHDQSQELQKESKFRIVSTYRISNMTLPQAFNPDRLKAAYWSSSSEYKKLTDLYPQMKKLIHFCGPGSTYRFIRNDLIKELDAKIYITLSYEHWKREFIISTETNHEI
- the hemL gene encoding glutamate-1-semialdehyde 2,1-aminomutase, which encodes MKSRELFERAKLVSPGGVHSPVRSFNSVGGTPIFFETAQGAMMTDVDGNQYIDYCQSFGPLLFGHRDETISKTVRETVDMAWSFGACEPYSLELAEFLVSRIPFIDKIRFVNSGTESVMSALRVARAATKRHKILKFDGCYHGHLDALLVKAGSGLAGESSSDSAGIGSEIIANTLVLPLDDEEALEKLFEREGDQIAAVAIEPLPANYGLLIQRKEFIEKVAKLSRKYGALLLFDEVISGFRVSPLGMAGDLGIEPDLVCYGKIIGGGFPVGAYAGKSQYMDLVAPQGPVYQAGTLSANPFGMRAGLAMMQKIWQEQPYDLLSKSCKELMNGLVRILNLYARIDEKTNTIFSQNKNYISEIEWESVTYGSLFWLKQKTEQPVRSIDAIPIGHKQRFARIFHALLNQGIYLAPSGYEVGFLSTAHTKSIIDDTLDKAENAIKKEFGK